From a region of the Gottschalkia purinilytica genome:
- the queG gene encoding tRNA epoxyqueuosine(34) reductase QueG: MNLKEYIKNKSKDLNIDIVGFTNGEKFSHLDKFLLNRREKKYETEFEEKDIDLRLNPLNTLNEVKTIIVIGISYNVDYETKKRPYLSGRLSKSSLGEDYHNVLKHKMNMLVNEIKKVTDFKYFIGVDTGPLIDRELASKSGIGWYGKNCCIVNDIYGSFIFIGYILTDLDIECDERIKAKCDDCTLCLKACPTNAIGDNYEINARRCISYLTQTKDKIPYELRDKMGTKIYGCDTCQLVCPKNKGITKGKNKDFIPMSTNGYIEIKELFQLSNKEFKEKYGHMAGSWRGKNVLKRNAIIALGNIGDKDSIGLIEQGLKDDSSMIREYAAWALLKIDLDEGTKILKKHILKEKNETVIDEINNLIKYFSTLSSHKR; the protein is encoded by the coding sequence ATGAACTTGAAAGAGTATATTAAGAATAAATCTAAGGATTTAAATATAGATATAGTTGGTTTCACCAATGGAGAAAAATTTTCGCATTTAGATAAATTTTTATTAAATAGAAGAGAAAAGAAATATGAAACAGAGTTTGAAGAAAAAGATATAGATTTAAGATTAAATCCATTGAATACTTTAAATGAAGTCAAGACAATAATAGTAATAGGTATTTCCTATAATGTAGATTATGAAACGAAAAAAAGACCATACTTAAGTGGACGATTATCAAAGTCTTCTTTGGGTGAAGACTATCATAATGTACTTAAGCATAAAATGAACATGTTAGTTAATGAAATAAAAAAGGTTACTGACTTTAAATATTTTATAGGAGTAGATACAGGACCTCTTATAGATAGAGAGCTTGCTAGTAAGTCAGGTATAGGTTGGTATGGAAAGAACTGTTGTATAGTAAATGATATATATGGTTCTTTTATATTTATTGGGTATATATTAACAGATTTAGATATAGAGTGTGATGAGAGAATAAAAGCAAAGTGTGATGATTGTACACTTTGCTTAAAAGCTTGTCCAACAAACGCTATAGGTGATAACTATGAAATAAATGCAAGAAGGTGCATATCTTATTTAACACAAACAAAAGATAAAATACCTTATGAATTAAGAGATAAAATGGGTACAAAGATATATGGGTGTGATACTTGTCAACTTGTGTGTCCTAAAAATAAAGGAATAACAAAAGGTAAGAATAAAGATTTTATACCTATGTCTACTAATGGATATATAGAAATAAAAGAACTATTTCAATTATCTAATAAGGAATTTAAAGAGAAATATGGACATATGGCAGGAAGTTGGAGAGGTAAAAATGTATTGAAAAGAAATGCAATAATAGCACTTGGAAATATTGGAGATAAAGATTCAATTGGACTTATAGAACAGGGATTGAAAGATGATAGTAGTATGATAAGAGAGTATGCAGCTTGGGCATTATTAAAAATTGATTTAGATGAGGGAACCAAAATATTAAAAAAACACATTCTAAAAGAAAAAAATGAAACTGTTATTGATGAAATAAATAACTTAATAAAATATTTCAGTACTTTATCTTCTCATAAGAGGTGA
- a CDS encoding deoxyribonuclease IV, with the protein MYIGSHLSISKGFKAAGNVALEIGANTFQFFTRNPRGGKAKELSIKDIEGLKKIMKDNEFGPLLAHAPYTLNMASHKEDTWDFAKRAFQDDLKRLETIPCSLYNFHPGSHTGKGIEYGIERIATGLNEVITGNESTMILLEAMSGKGTEVGSTFEELKAIIDKVKYSELMGVCIDTCHIYSAGYDIVNELDDVLEKFHKTIGIDKLKAIHLNDSMTEFDSHKDRHEKIGKGTLGLEAIVNIIKHPQLKDIPFLLETPNELEGYKEEIKLLKEYV; encoded by the coding sequence ATGTACATAGGAAGCCATTTATCAATATCTAAAGGATTTAAAGCAGCAGGTAATGTAGCATTAGAAATAGGTGCTAATACTTTTCAATTTTTTACTAGGAATCCTAGAGGCGGAAAAGCAAAAGAATTGAGTATAAAAGATATCGAAGGTTTAAAAAAAATAATGAAAGATAATGAGTTTGGACCTTTACTAGCTCATGCTCCATATACACTAAATATGGCATCTCATAAAGAAGACACTTGGGACTTTGCCAAAAGAGCATTTCAAGATGATTTAAAGAGATTAGAGACTATACCATGCTCACTATATAATTTTCATCCAGGAAGCCATACAGGAAAAGGAATTGAATATGGTATAGAAAGAATAGCTACAGGACTAAATGAAGTCATAACAGGGAATGAAAGTACTATGATTTTATTAGAAGCTATGTCTGGAAAAGGAACAGAAGTAGGGAGTACTTTTGAAGAGTTAAAAGCAATTATAGATAAAGTAAAATATTCAGAATTAATGGGAGTTTGTATTGATACTTGTCATATATATTCAGCAGGTTACGATATAGTAAATGAATTAGATGATGTTTTGGAAAAATTTCATAAAACAATTGGAATAGATAAACTTAAAGCTATTCATTTAAATGATAGTATGACCGAGTTTGATTCTCATAAAGATAGACACGAAAAGATAGGAAAAGGCACCTTAGGTTTAGAGGCTATAGTAAATATAATAAAACATCCCCAATTAAAAGACATACCATTCTTACTAGAAACACCTAATGAGTTAGAAGGATATAAAGAAGAAATTAAGTTATTAAAAGAGTATGTATAG
- the lepB gene encoding signal peptidase I, whose amino-acid sequence MYKKLMSKFLYIVKLSVISLLIGIIIENYIVGLTIIHGSSMLSTIKEKDKVLVNKIHYKFTKPKRGEIIIFRPPIDRNELFIKRVIAVEGDKFEIKENDIYINGKLLLENYIEREKYFERDYNILNGTVPKGHVFVLGDNRNNSNDSRTFGFVSLDNIKGKAISKIWPFEGVKTFAVNYE is encoded by the coding sequence TTGTATAAAAAACTAATGTCTAAATTCTTATACATAGTCAAGCTATCAGTAATATCATTACTAATAGGAATAATTATAGAAAATTATATAGTGGGTTTAACTATTATACATGGTAGCTCTATGTTAAGTACAATAAAAGAAAAGGATAAGGTATTAGTAAATAAAATTCATTATAAATTTACTAAACCTAAAAGAGGTGAAATAATTATATTTAGACCTCCTATAGATAGAAATGAATTATTTATAAAAAGAGTTATTGCTGTTGAAGGTGACAAATTTGAGATAAAAGAAAATGATATATATATAAATGGAAAATTACTTTTAGAAAACTATATTGAACGTGAAAAATATTTTGAAAGAGATTATAATATACTTAATGGAACAGTACCAAAGGGACATGTGTTTGTATTAGGTGACAATAGAAATAACAGTAATGATAGTAGAACTTTTGGATTTGTTTCATTAGATAATATAAAAGGAAAAGCTATATCAAAAATATGGCCCTTCGAAGGAGTAAAAACATTTGCAGTAAACTATGAATAA
- the nth gene encoding endonuclease III, with translation MKKVLEKKEINKVLEILEETYPDATCELNFSTPFELLIATVLSAQCTDKRVNIVTKELFKKYNTPEAFLTLSEEELSDLIKSTGFYRNKSKNILRACDMLVNNYNSTVPDTREELVKLPGVGRKTANVVISNAFGKNAIAVDTHVFRVSNRIGLADSDNVDDTEKDLMKNIDEEEWSRAHHLLIFHGRRICKARNPQCHLCPLTDYCRYYKKATGS, from the coding sequence GTGAAGAAAGTACTTGAAAAGAAAGAAATAAATAAAGTATTGGAAATACTAGAAGAGACTTATCCAGATGCTACTTGTGAGCTTAATTTCAGTACGCCTTTTGAACTCTTAATAGCAACTGTATTGTCTGCTCAATGTACAGATAAAAGAGTAAATATTGTTACAAAAGAACTTTTTAAGAAATATAATACTCCAGAAGCTTTTTTAACGTTAAGTGAAGAAGAACTTAGTGATCTAATAAAAAGTACAGGATTTTATAGAAATAAAAGTAAAAATATACTTAGAGCTTGTGATATGCTAGTTAATAATTATAACTCTACTGTACCAGATACAAGAGAAGAGCTTGTAAAGTTACCAGGGGTAGGAAGAAAAACTGCTAATGTTGTTATTAGCAATGCTTTTGGTAAAAATGCTATAGCAGTGGATACACATGTTTTTAGGGTATCAAATAGAATTGGACTTGCAGATAGTGATAATGTAGACGATACAGAGAAAGATTTGATGAAAAATATAGATGAAGAAGAGTGGTCTAGAGCCCATCATTTGCTAATATTTCATGGTAGAAGAATATGTAAAGCAAGAAATCCTCAATGTCATCTATGTCCATTAACAGATTACTGTCGTTATTATAAAAAAGCAACAGGTAGTTAA
- a CDS encoding DUF503 domain-containing protein has translation MIIGACTLELRIYEANSLKDKRQVIKSIIGKVRSRFNISIAEIDLNDTWKNSVIGFSCVTNDTTHANQIISTVLKFIEGDGRVEVIYHEIEIL, from the coding sequence ATGATTATAGGGGCATGCACATTAGAACTTAGGATATATGAGGCTAACTCTTTAAAGGATAAAAGACAAGTTATAAAGAGCATAATAGGTAAAGTCAGGTCAAGGTTTAATATTTCTATAGCTGAGATAGATCTTAATGATACTTGGAAAAATTCTGTTATAGGATTTTCTTGTGTTACTAATGACACTACACATGCTAATCAAATAATTTCAACTGTTTTAAAGTTTATAGAAGGAGATGGAAGGGTAGAAGTTATATATCATGAAATAGAAATATTATAG
- a CDS encoding cell division protein FtsA — MIENSNVNNELIFSLDIGTRTIIGIVGVKENENFRIIASDIIEHEKRAMYDGQIHDINSVTNVVRRVKESLESKVGTTLNKVCIAAAGRSLETCRTSTTIDVDITREIDIRTIRSAEMEAIQDTQEKLDKDLEKQDQRVRYYCVGYTVVNYYLDDVLIENLEGHRGSNITIDVLATFLPYTVVNSLHTVMDRVGLEVKNMTLEPMAAINVAIKKNLRLLNLALVDIGAGTSDIAITRDGSICAYAMASIAGDEITEKISKVFLLDYDVAEKLKIELNIKDIHEFEDIVGIKYEMTTEEILNKIDDTIRLLAKEISEKILELNEKSPSAIFLIGGGSQIPRLDDYIAEFLELQKERVVVRDTSIIENVEGITDNIKGSNAITPIGIATISMGDNYDNFIEVTVNNEKLKMFNTNSYRVMDALLLIGYNPRKLIAKRGEELIYYFNDERKVSIGEIGDPAKIYVNGEIKDLEYELKNRDIVKIEDAIKGSKPKIRIRDVVDMDKKLYVNEKEYNFIEKVIVNNRLVDGNYLIRDNDQVKVEQIITLEDLFNKLNLDINKYICYKDNIKINSSYILNKDDKIFYEKIDKGSNQREKERNNKSKEKTISLNVNGEKITISYKKNRLNFIDIFKYINFDLSKPKGSLVLRLNGLRAEYLQPLNEGDNIEIYWEK; from the coding sequence ATGATTGAGAATTCAAATGTTAATAATGAATTAATATTTTCTTTGGATATAGGAACTAGAACGATAATAGGTATTGTTGGAGTAAAAGAGAATGAGAATTTTAGAATAATAGCTAGTGATATAATTGAGCATGAAAAAAGAGCCATGTATGATGGACAAATACATGATATAAATAGTGTTACGAATGTTGTAAGAAGAGTAAAAGAAAGCTTGGAAAGCAAAGTAGGTACTACTCTCAATAAGGTATGTATAGCAGCTGCAGGTAGATCGTTAGAAACTTGTAGAACTTCTACAACTATAGATGTAGATATAACTAGAGAGATTGATATAAGAACTATAAGAAGTGCAGAGATGGAAGCTATACAAGATACACAAGAAAAGCTAGATAAAGATTTGGAAAAGCAGGATCAAAGAGTAAGGTATTATTGCGTAGGATATACAGTAGTAAATTATTATTTAGATGATGTTCTTATAGAAAACTTAGAAGGCCATAGAGGAAGTAATATAACTATAGATGTATTAGCAACTTTTTTGCCATACACTGTTGTAAATAGCTTACATACAGTTATGGATAGAGTTGGATTAGAGGTTAAGAACATGACTTTAGAGCCTATGGCAGCCATAAATGTGGCTATAAAAAAGAATTTAAGATTATTAAATTTAGCTTTAGTAGATATAGGTGCTGGAACTTCAGATATTGCTATAACTAGAGATGGAAGCATATGTGCGTATGCAATGGCTTCAATAGCAGGTGATGAAATAACAGAAAAAATTTCAAAGGTATTCTTGCTAGACTATGATGTGGCAGAAAAGCTAAAAATCGAATTAAATATAAAAGATATTCATGAATTTGAAGATATAGTGGGTATAAAATATGAAATGACTACAGAAGAGATATTAAATAAAATTGATGATACAATAAGATTGCTTGCAAAAGAAATATCGGAGAAAATATTAGAACTTAATGAAAAGTCTCCTAGCGCTATATTTCTTATAGGTGGAGGTAGTCAAATTCCTAGGTTGGATGATTATATAGCTGAGTTCCTAGAGCTTCAAAAAGAAAGAGTCGTAGTAAGGGATACAAGTATAATAGAAAATGTAGAAGGTATAACAGATAATATAAAAGGATCAAATGCAATAACTCCTATTGGAATAGCTACAATATCTATGGGTGACAATTATGATAACTTCATAGAGGTTACAGTAAATAATGAAAAATTAAAAATGTTTAATACAAATAGTTATAGAGTTATGGATGCATTGTTACTAATTGGTTACAATCCGAGAAAACTTATAGCAAAAAGAGGTGAAGAACTGATATACTATTTTAACGATGAAAGAAAAGTATCCATAGGTGAAATAGGAGATCCTGCTAAAATATATGTTAATGGAGAAATAAAAGATTTAGAGTATGAACTAAAAAACAGAGATATAGTGAAAATAGAAGATGCTATAAAAGGAAGTAAGCCTAAAATAAGAATAAGAGACGTTGTAGATATGGATAAAAAACTATATGTTAATGAAAAAGAATATAATTTTATTGAAAAAGTAATAGTTAATAATAGATTAGTTGACGGAAATTATTTAATAAGAGACAATGATCAAGTTAAAGTAGAACAAATAATAACTTTAGAAGATTTATTTAATAAATTAAACTTAGATATAAATAAATATATTTGCTATAAAGATAACATTAAAATAAACTCGAGTTACATATTGAATAAAGATGATAAGATATTTTATGAAAAAATAGATAAAGGTTCAAATCAACGAGAAAAAGAAAGAAACAATAAATCAAAAGAAAAAACTATATCATTAAATGTTAATGGAGAAAAGATAACTATATCTTATAAAAAAAATAGATTGAATTTTATAGATATATTCAAATATATAAATTTTGACTTATCTAAACCAAAAGGAAGTTTGGTACTTAGATTAAATGGATTAAGAGCTGAATACCTACAACCTTTAAATGAAGGGGACAATATTGAAATATACTGGGAGAAGTAA
- a CDS encoding aminotransferase class V-fold PLP-dependent enzyme, which translates to MFFKNKYSIDNIRKYIVGFDKKVILRNGKKTVYINFDNAASTPVLLPVLDKVNHFLEWYSSIHRGTGYKSRISTDIYEECRDIVSSFVNCDKNKNAIIFVKNTTEGINKLSYRLNLSYNDIVLTSFMEHHSNDLPWRNKAKLLRIKLLDNGQLDLDDLEYKLRLYQGKVKLVAITGCSNVTGYINDIHFISSIAHSYGAKILVDAAQLVPHRKVNMKGYKDDDYIDFLVFSGHKMYAPFGTGVLIGPKSVFENGDPEYSGGGCVLSVSEDHVYWDSPPEKEEAGTPNVVGAVSLASSIKILEEIGFKNIVNHEKELTKHIFSKLQTFKSLNLYNVKKEISLNNIVGVVPFNDKNISHLLLASLLSYEGGIGVRNGCFCAHPYVHKLLKLTPQEIIKLQQDILFGRLEHIPGLVRVSFGMYNTKSEVNKFIKTLGYIIENKDDILKEYIYNKKTNEYIPKILPEGMFNEFYL; encoded by the coding sequence GTGTTTTTTAAAAATAAATACTCTATAGACAACATAAGAAAATATATAGTTGGTTTTGATAAAAAAGTTATCTTAAGAAATGGTAAAAAAACAGTTTATATAAATTTTGATAATGCCGCTAGTACACCAGTATTATTACCCGTATTAGATAAAGTAAATCATTTTTTAGAGTGGTATTCTAGTATACATAGAGGAACTGGATATAAATCTAGAATCTCTACTGATATTTATGAAGAATGTAGAGATATAGTTTCTAGTTTTGTAAATTGTGATAAAAATAAAAATGCTATTATTTTTGTAAAAAATACGACAGAAGGAATAAATAAGCTATCATATAGGCTAAATCTTTCTTATAATGATATAGTCCTAACTTCTTTCATGGAACATCATTCTAATGATCTTCCTTGGAGAAACAAAGCAAAATTACTACGTATAAAGTTATTAGATAATGGTCAATTAGATTTAGATGATTTAGAATATAAATTGAGATTATATCAGGGTAAAGTAAAGCTAGTAGCAATAACAGGCTGTTCTAATGTAACAGGATATATAAATGATATACACTTTATTTCTAGTATAGCACATTCATACGGTGCTAAAATTCTAGTAGATGCAGCTCAACTAGTTCCACATAGAAAAGTTAATATGAAAGGTTATAAAGATGATGACTATATTGATTTTTTAGTTTTTTCAGGTCATAAAATGTATGCTCCATTTGGAACCGGAGTTTTAATAGGTCCTAAATCTGTATTCGAAAATGGAGATCCTGAATACTCCGGGGGTGGATGTGTATTAAGTGTATCTGAAGATCATGTATACTGGGATAGTCCTCCAGAAAAAGAAGAGGCTGGTACTCCCAACGTTGTAGGCGCAGTATCTCTTGCAAGTTCAATTAAAATTTTAGAAGAAATAGGATTCAAAAATATAGTTAATCATGAAAAAGAATTAACAAAGCATATATTTAGTAAATTACAGACATTTAAAAGCCTAAATTTATATAATGTAAAAAAAGAAATCTCTCTTAATAATATAGTTGGTGTTGTTCCTTTTAACGATAAAAATATATCTCATTTATTACTAGCAAGTCTGTTATCGTATGAAGGTGGAATAGGAGTAAGAAATGGATGTTTCTGTGCTCATCCTTATGTGCATAAGCTACTAAAATTAACTCCTCAAGAAATAATTAAACTTCAGCAAGATATATTATTTGGTAGGCTTGAACACATACCTGGCTTAGTAAGAGTTAGTTTTGGTATGTATAATACAAAATCAGAGGTAAATAAATTTATAAAAACATTAGGATATATTATAGAAAATAAAGATGACATATTGAAGGAGTATATTTACAATAAAAAGACTAATGAATATATACCTAAAATATTACCCGAAGGAATGTTTAATGAATTTTACCTGTAA